From a region of the Haloferax volcanii DS2 genome:
- a CDS encoding 4Fe-4S dicluster domain-containing protein, with protein sequence MAIDPQFEANREKVGEENGVAVWGPVDPPEKHGIHGTHVAVDFDICLADGACLEDCPVDVFTWVDTPGHPESDIKAEPTHEDQCIDCMLCVDVCPVDAIDVDPGRAGRI encoded by the coding sequence ATGGCTATCGACCCGCAGTTCGAGGCAAACAGGGAGAAAGTCGGCGAGGAAAACGGCGTGGCCGTCTGGGGACCGGTCGACCCGCCGGAGAAACACGGCATCCACGGCACGCACGTCGCGGTGGACTTCGACATCTGTCTCGCCGACGGGGCGTGTCTGGAGGACTGCCCCGTGGACGTGTTCACGTGGGTCGATACGCCGGGGCACCCGGAGTCCGACATCAAGGCCGAACCGACCCACGAAGACCAGTGTATCGACTGCATGCTCTGTGTCGACGTCTGCCCGGTCGACGCCATCGACGTCGACCCCGGGCGAGCGGGACGCATCTGA
- a CDS encoding electron transfer flavoprotein subunit beta/FixA family protein, translating into MHMVVLTKGVPDFREGQVSFDEDGHLERGKTPTVMNPNDRFALEAALQTRVRHGGRVSVMSMGPPGYKEVLQEAMETVYADDLHLVSDREMAAADTWATAITLSGGIETLGEPDVVFAGFKTADGETGHTGPQTNWCLGMPLVTHVVSLDIDEEAGTLRAKRLVEGDIEEIETVETELPAFVVADPEFEPSYRTAGERLTLKDLREETRARAENYEEHLTVRDHADINVDPDYIGLDGSPTIVSSVDPIPKAPAEREATMVDPDDAGAMQDVLTAMQSAVGDGDGDAAAAGGD; encoded by the coding sequence ATGCACATGGTGGTACTTACCAAAGGCGTGCCCGACTTCCGGGAGGGCCAGGTATCGTTCGACGAGGACGGGCATCTCGAACGGGGGAAGACGCCCACAGTGATGAATCCGAACGACCGCTTCGCGCTGGAGGCGGCGCTCCAGACGCGGGTTCGACACGGCGGGCGAGTGAGCGTGATGAGCATGGGGCCGCCGGGGTACAAGGAGGTGTTACAGGAGGCGATGGAGACGGTGTACGCCGACGACCTGCACCTCGTCTCGGACCGCGAGATGGCGGCCGCCGACACGTGGGCGACGGCCATCACGCTCAGCGGGGGCATCGAGACGCTCGGCGAACCGGACGTGGTGTTCGCCGGGTTCAAGACCGCGGACGGGGAGACGGGCCACACCGGGCCGCAGACGAACTGGTGTCTCGGCATGCCGCTCGTCACGCACGTCGTCTCCCTCGACATCGACGAGGAGGCGGGGACCCTGCGCGCCAAGCGACTGGTCGAAGGCGATATCGAGGAGATAGAGACCGTCGAGACGGAGCTTCCGGCGTTCGTCGTCGCGGACCCCGAGTTCGAGCCGTCGTATCGGACGGCGGGCGAACGCCTGACGCTGAAGGACCTGCGCGAGGAGACTCGAGCGCGCGCCGAGAACTACGAGGAGCACCTGACGGTTCGGGACCACGCCGACATCAACGTCGACCCGGACTATATCGGCCTCGACGGCTCGCCGACCATCGTCTCGTCGGTCGACCCGATTCCGAAGGCCCCGGCGGAGCGGGAGGCCACGATGGTCGACCCCGACGACGCGGGAGCCATGCAGGACGTGCTGACCGCGATGCAGTCGGCGGTGGGCGACGGCGACGGGGACGCCGCGGCCGCGGGGGGTGACTGA